The Thermus brockianus genome window below encodes:
- a CDS encoding PIG-L deacetylase family protein, translating to MNLLAVFAHPDDEIGAAGTLALHARRGDQVMLVWMTRGELASQFGDAPPEEVARVREGHGAHVAGLIGAVYRFLPFGDTLLTGGREEALALARIMAEFRPDAVLTWDPLDVHPDHRATHQAVLSALKLCRIPKLVGEAHRKPVRLYHYPRKELARPLVYVDTTPTQEVAEAVFAFYREFYRWPFSLEEFRARRRLLGLEAGVRFAEAFQTESPPAWPALP from the coding sequence ATGAACCTACTCGCCGTGTTCGCCCATCCCGATGACGAGATCGGTGCGGCGGGGACCCTGGCCCTCCACGCCCGAAGGGGCGACCAGGTGATGCTGGTCTGGATGACCAGGGGGGAGCTTGCGAGCCAGTTCGGCGACGCCCCCCCTGAGGAGGTGGCGCGGGTGCGGGAGGGGCACGGGGCCCATGTGGCGGGGCTCATCGGCGCCGTGTACCGCTTCTTGCCCTTTGGCGACACCCTCCTCACCGGGGGGAGGGAGGAGGCTTTGGCCTTAGCCCGCATCATGGCGGAGTTCCGCCCCGACGCCGTCCTCACCTGGGACCCCTTGGACGTGCACCCCGACCACCGGGCCACCCACCAGGCGGTGCTTTCCGCCCTAAAGCTCTGCCGTATCCCCAAGCTGGTGGGGGAAGCCCACCGGAAGCCCGTGAGGCTCTACCATTACCCCAGGAAGGAGCTGGCCCGCCCCTTGGTCTACGTGGACACCACCCCCACGCAGGAGGTGGCGGAGGCGGTCTTTGCCTTCTACCGGGAGTTTTACCGTTGGCCCTTCAGCCTGGAGGAGTTTCGGGCCCGGCGGCGGCTTCTGGGCCTCGAGGCGGGCGTTCGCTTTGCGGAGGCGTTTCAGACGGAGAGCCCTCCGGCGTGGCCGGCGCTTCCTTAA
- a CDS encoding EamA family transporter: MPPHRDPLVYLPPFLWALNVVASRLAMGEVGPAWGSFLRFALALPFFLLTLRRLPSLQPLGQTLFLALSGVAVFNLVFFSGVRLAPASDAAAVAALYPLSTAFAYNLYFPPLSDIQCIPP; the protein is encoded by the coding sequence ATGCCGCCCCACCGCGACCCCTTGGTCTACCTGCCCCCCTTCCTTTGGGCGCTCAACGTGGTGGCCTCCCGCTTGGCCATGGGCGAGGTGGGCCCAGCATGGGGCTCCTTTTTGCGCTTTGCCCTCGCCCTGCCCTTCTTCCTCCTCACCCTGCGCCGCCTACCCTCCCTCCAGCCCCTAGGCCAGACCCTTTTCCTGGCCTTAAGCGGGGTGGCGGTGTTCAACCTGGTCTTTTTCTCCGGGGTGCGGCTCGCCCCGGCCTCGGATGCGGCGGCGGTGGCCGCCCTTTATCCCCTCTCCACCGCCTTCGCCTATAACCTTTACTTCCCCCCCCTTTCGGATATTCAATGCATACCCCCTTGA
- a CDS encoding aldehyde dehydrogenase family protein: protein MKAFSAKYGNTLEFGHLIGGEEVWEGEALERPNPSDREDLVARFPEGTKDTLRKAALKAREAFEVWSRTPAPVRGQVLFNLAKILEREKPTLTRLMVREVGKTFKEAGGDVQEAIDTALFFASEGRRLYGQTVPSEMRDKELFTFRRPLGVVGMITAGNFPIAVPSWKLIPAVLTGNTVVWKPSDDSPTLSYVFVKLFEEAGLPPGVINVVFGGGKGSTGQWLVELMDEGLLNKFAFTGSTQVGRWIGEVAGRNLIRPTLELGGKNPLVVMRDADLDLAVEGAWWSAFATGGQRCTSAGNILVDAPIYEAFKKRFLERTEATVVGNPLLHPEVTYGPFLNERLFRRWEEHYARGREDGATLLFGRGRITRDNPYPRFLGDPEAGLYGWPTVWEAAPGMRQFQEEIFGPTINLVKVDGIEEAIRVANATPYGLSSAIYTNHRHWAYLFKVGIRAGMTSINNATVGAEAHLPFGGVKASGNGARESGIWVIEEYTYWHAVNEEYSGRLQLAQMDTGYVSPKEPTPWAQVLGF from the coding sequence ATGAAGGCGTTTTCCGCCAAGTACGGGAACACCCTGGAGTTCGGCCACCTCATCGGGGGCGAGGAGGTTTGGGAAGGGGAAGCCTTGGAGCGCCCCAACCCCTCGGACCGGGAAGACCTGGTGGCCCGCTTCCCCGAGGGCACCAAGGATACCCTGCGCAAGGCGGCCCTTAAGGCCCGGGAGGCCTTTGAGGTCTGGAGCCGTACCCCGGCCCCGGTGCGGGGCCAGGTGCTTTTCAACCTGGCGAAGATCCTGGAGCGGGAAAAGCCCACCCTAACCCGCCTCATGGTGCGGGAGGTGGGGAAGACCTTCAAGGAGGCGGGCGGGGACGTGCAGGAGGCCATAGACACCGCCCTCTTCTTCGCCTCCGAGGGGCGTAGGCTGTACGGCCAGACCGTGCCCAGCGAGATGCGGGACAAGGAGCTTTTCACCTTCCGCAGGCCCCTGGGGGTGGTGGGCATGATTACCGCCGGCAACTTCCCCATCGCCGTGCCCAGCTGGAAGCTCATCCCGGCGGTCCTCACGGGAAACACCGTGGTGTGGAAGCCCTCGGACGACTCCCCCACCCTCTCCTATGTCTTCGTCAAGCTCTTTGAGGAGGCGGGCCTGCCGCCTGGGGTCATCAACGTGGTCTTCGGCGGGGGTAAGGGCTCCACCGGGCAGTGGTTGGTGGAGCTTATGGACGAGGGGCTATTGAACAAGTTCGCTTTCACGGGGAGCACCCAGGTGGGGCGCTGGATCGGGGAGGTGGCGGGGCGGAACCTCATCCGGCCCACCCTGGAGCTTGGCGGCAAGAACCCCCTGGTGGTCATGCGGGACGCCGACCTGGACCTGGCGGTGGAGGGGGCTTGGTGGAGCGCCTTCGCCACGGGAGGGCAACGGTGCACCAGCGCCGGGAACATCCTGGTGGACGCCCCCATTTACGAAGCCTTTAAAAAGCGTTTTCTAGAGCGCACCGAGGCCACGGTGGTGGGCAACCCCCTCCTCCACCCCGAGGTCACCTACGGGCCCTTCCTCAACGAAAGGCTTTTCCGCCGCTGGGAGGAGCACTACGCCAGGGGTAGGGAAGACGGGGCCACGCTCCTTTTCGGCCGGGGGCGCATTACCCGGGACAACCCCTACCCCCGGTTCCTAGGGGACCCCGAGGCGGGGCTTTATGGCTGGCCCACGGTTTGGGAGGCAGCCCCCGGCATGCGCCAGTTCCAGGAGGAGATCTTCGGCCCCACCATCAACCTGGTAAAGGTGGACGGGATTGAGGAGGCCATCCGGGTGGCCAACGCCACGCCCTACGGCCTTTCTAGCGCCATCTACACCAACCACCGCCACTGGGCCTACCTCTTCAAGGTGGGCATCCGGGCGGGCATGACCAGCATCAACAACGCCACCGTGGGGGCCGAGGCCCACCTCCCCTTTGGCGGGGTGAAGGCGAGCGGCAACGGGGCCCGGGAGTCGGGCATCTGGGTGATTGAGGAGTACACCTACTGGCATGCGGTGAACGAAGAGTATTCGGGCCGGCTCCAGCTCGCCCAGATGGACACGGGCTACGTGAGCCCCAAGGAGCCCACCCCATGGGCCCAGGTGCTTGGATTCTAG
- the aroH gene encoding chorismate mutase, translating into MVRGIRGAITVEEDTPEAIHQATRELLLRMLEANGIRSHEELAAIIFTVTEDLTSAFPAEAARQIGMHRVPLLSAREVPVPGSLPRVIRVLALWNTDTPQDRVRHVYLREAVRLRPDLESAQ; encoded by the coding sequence ATGGTACGGGGTATACGGGGCGCCATCACCGTGGAGGAGGACACGCCCGAGGCCATTCACCAAGCCACGCGGGAACTCCTCCTGAGGATGCTGGAGGCCAACGGCATCCGAAGCCACGAGGAGCTCGCCGCCATCATCTTCACCGTGACGGAGGACCTCACCTCCGCCTTCCCAGCGGAGGCCGCCCGGCAGATCGGCATGCACCGGGTGCCCCTCCTCTCCGCCCGGGAGGTGCCGGTGCCGGGAAGCCTGCCCCGGGTCATCCGGGTCCTGGCCCTTTGGAACACCGACACCCCCCAGGACCGGGTACGCCACGTCTACCTGCGGGAAGCGGTGAGGCTCCGCCCCGACCTGGAAAGCGCCCAGTAA